In Aquimarina sp. TRL1, a single window of DNA contains:
- a CDS encoding type I phosphomannose isomerase catalytic subunit — MEQKDQLDILKFTPILKEKIWGGEKLGNLLHKDSKSSSLGESWEISDVEGNYSIVAEGPFKGKNLRELQEQYKEQLVGEKNFKRFKTKFPLLIKFIDAKEALSVQLHPDDSIALKKHNSLGKTEMWYVMQADEQSNVIVGFNQDVDQALYKKHVDNKSIKEILNYEIVTPGDTFFVYAGLIHAIGKGVLLAEIQQTSDITYRIYDWDRADANGNYRELHQEEALEAIDYSTNKEYKVSYDKNQKGITDLVSCPHFITNVVAIEEKQKLSHEQLDSFVVYMCVEGEAMIKGLDISLTVRSGETLLVPATVKEIEVLTKGVKLLQTYI, encoded by the coding sequence ATGGAACAAAAAGACCAACTGGATATATTGAAGTTTACTCCGATACTCAAAGAAAAAATTTGGGGAGGAGAGAAGCTAGGAAACTTATTGCACAAAGACTCGAAAAGTAGTTCATTAGGAGAAAGTTGGGAGATTAGCGATGTAGAAGGGAATTATTCTATAGTAGCAGAAGGTCCTTTCAAAGGGAAAAATCTACGGGAATTACAAGAACAATATAAAGAACAGTTAGTTGGAGAAAAGAACTTCAAGCGATTTAAGACTAAGTTTCCACTGCTGATTAAGTTCATAGATGCCAAGGAAGCTCTTTCTGTGCAATTACATCCAGATGATAGTATAGCACTGAAGAAACACAATTCTTTAGGAAAGACAGAAATGTGGTATGTGATGCAGGCAGATGAGCAATCGAATGTAATTGTAGGGTTTAATCAGGATGTAGACCAGGCATTGTATAAGAAACATGTAGATAATAAGTCTATAAAGGAAATACTCAATTATGAAATAGTAACTCCTGGGGACACTTTTTTTGTATACGCAGGTTTGATTCATGCCATAGGAAAAGGAGTGTTATTAGCAGAGATTCAACAGACCTCTGATATTACATATCGAATTTATGACTGGGACCGGGCAGATGCCAATGGTAATTATAGGGAACTTCATCAGGAAGAAGCCTTAGAAGCGATTGATTATTCGACAAATAAAGAATATAAAGTATCGTACGATAAAAACCAGAAAGGAATAACTGATTTAGTTTCCTGTCCTCATTTTATAACCAATGTTGTTGCTATAGAAGAGAAACAGAAATTATCTCATGAACAACTGGATTCTTTTGTGGTATATATGTGCGTAGAAGGAGAAGCAATGATTAAAGGGCTGGATATATCACTTACAGTAAGATCCGGAGAGACTCTATTGGTTCCTGCTACAGTAAAAGAAATAGAAGTTTTAACAAAAGGAGTAAAGTTATTACAGACTTATATATAA
- a CDS encoding Cof-type HAD-IIB family hydrolase, with the protein MPDRIVFSDIDGTLLNKERELSEATITEIKRIKDNIPVVLISSRMPSAMTHLQEELGITNQPLICYNGGLVIINNQIVHSTTIPVNALEKINHFNKTLNNNVHLSLYNNDSWYVPAMDFWANREANNTKVTPVVKSTQEVITEWTQSNLGAHKIMCMGEESYIDKMYDFLQNNFGDSLHLYRSKPTYIEIAHKTISKLTAIKLLLNSHFNIPLSDAIAFGDNYNDIEMIEAVGTGVAVANAKKETLAIANEVTLSGKEDGVAVFIKKNIL; encoded by the coding sequence ATGCCAGATCGCATTGTATTCTCTGATATAGACGGAACACTCCTAAACAAAGAAAGAGAATTATCAGAAGCTACTATTACCGAAATAAAAAGAATAAAAGATAACATTCCTGTTGTATTAATATCTTCTAGAATGCCTAGTGCTATGACACACTTACAGGAAGAATTAGGCATTACTAATCAACCCCTTATATGTTATAACGGAGGACTTGTTATTATCAATAATCAAATCGTTCATTCTACTACCATTCCTGTTAATGCGCTGGAGAAAATAAACCATTTCAACAAGACATTGAATAACAATGTACACCTCAGTCTCTACAACAATGATTCCTGGTACGTTCCTGCTATGGATTTCTGGGCGAATCGAGAAGCTAATAATACTAAAGTAACTCCTGTTGTAAAATCTACTCAAGAAGTTATTACCGAATGGACACAATCCAATCTGGGGGCTCATAAAATAATGTGCATGGGAGAAGAGTCATATATTGATAAAATGTATGATTTTCTTCAAAATAACTTCGGAGATTCACTACATTTATATAGATCAAAACCAACGTATATTGAGATTGCTCATAAAACAATTTCTAAACTAACGGCGATTAAACTATTACTAAATTCTCATTTTAACATCCCGTTATCTGACGCTATTGCTTTTGGAGACAATTACAATGATATAGAAATGATAGAAGCGGTTGGAACCGGTGTAGCAGTCGCAAATGCTAAAAAAGAAACCTTAGCTATTGCCAACGAAGTTACATTATCCGGGAAAGAAGATGGTGTGGCAGTATTTATTAAAAAAAACATCCTATAA
- a CDS encoding alpha/beta hydrolase: MIKTVLFYIKIVSVASLFISPLCTHAQENEKEFNSAYVKIDDFIEGTLVAPYADKEVPLVIFIMDAGSINRDGNDRMSKNNTFKNLSYELAKKGIATFRYDKRLFKMTHLGIKENEVSFDDYISDAKSVVTFFSQNDKYTKIIILGHGQGSLVGMIAAQENTDAFISVGGNGQSIDQIIIEQIGKQAPGLSKNVIQAFDELKKTGRATSYDPALESIFKLDLQPFIKSWMKYTPTEEISKLTIPILIIQGDRDIHVEPSESYKLRDAVPNAKYVIFEKMNHILKEINGNRLENQKSFDEEWREIMPTVIDTISDFVNQ; encoded by the coding sequence ATGATTAAAACCGTTTTATTTTATATAAAAATCGTATCTGTAGCATCGCTATTTATTTCACCCTTATGCACTCACGCACAAGAAAACGAAAAAGAATTTAACTCTGCATATGTAAAAATCGATGATTTTATAGAAGGAACACTTGTCGCTCCATATGCTGATAAAGAAGTTCCTCTTGTTATCTTTATCATGGATGCAGGTTCCATTAACCGGGATGGAAATGACAGAATGTCTAAAAACAATACGTTTAAAAATTTGTCATATGAATTAGCAAAAAAGGGAATTGCAACCTTTCGATATGACAAAAGGCTCTTTAAAATGACACATTTAGGGATTAAGGAAAACGAAGTCTCGTTTGATGATTATATATCAGATGCCAAATCTGTTGTTACTTTTTTCTCTCAGAACGACAAATACACTAAAATTATCATTCTGGGGCATGGACAAGGTTCCCTGGTTGGTATGATCGCCGCACAAGAAAATACGGATGCCTTTATTTCTGTCGGAGGAAATGGGCAATCTATTGATCAAATCATAATCGAACAAATAGGGAAACAAGCTCCCGGATTAAGCAAAAATGTGATTCAGGCTTTTGATGAACTAAAAAAAACAGGAAGAGCCACTTCCTATGACCCCGCTTTAGAATCAATTTTTAAATTAGACTTACAACCTTTTATAAAGTCATGGATGAAATATACTCCTACAGAAGAAATCTCCAAACTCACCATTCCTATCCTAATAATACAGGGAGATAGAGATATTCATGTAGAACCCTCTGAATCATATAAATTAAGAGATGCTGTTCCTAATGCTAAATATGTTATTTTTGAAAAAATGAATCACATTTTAAAAGAGATCAATGGTAATCGGTTAGAAAATCAAAAATCATTTGATGAAGAATGGAGGGAAATCATGCCGACCGTTATCGATACAATCTCTGATTTTGTGAATCAATAA
- a CDS encoding peptidase M61, with protein MLKQIKLIRNTIYLCTLSICLYNCKTSIEPVKIDTTPIAVSLDLVNVINDKVKVEVKTANITSDTISYFLPKIVPGTYQNNNYGKFIDNFEAFDANGNPLLVQKFGDNRWKINNAQQLKKITYWVNDTFDTEDTHDIFSPTGSNIKRDKNFVLNLYAFVGYFRGMKEKKYNLFIKHPLALEASTSLSKVILDESNQNLRYEVDLFSFKRYAEVADSPIMYSIPNKVIFSVNGIEVLLSVYSPSGTYRAAQLMPEMERMIRAQKNFLGTINSTKKYSVLLYLASSKQQDAEGFGALEHNTSTVVVLPESIPLKTLNESLKNIVSHEFFHIITPLSIHSEEIHNFNYNNPKMSRHLWLYEGTTEYFSVLFQINQGLISKEEFFEQILEKTNTAKLYDDHIPFTKMSQNILKEPYHSNYRNVYEKGALISMCIDLIIREKTEGALGLIDLVQELSQEFGNDTPFEDDKLFEIIKKLEYPEVSSFLEKYVETNTPIPYDYFLNKAGITYGTTKTAASYFIYEQEPYIKGEETTNEVVFTQDCSHNNFLRKIGIKGGDVLLAINDKKYSLKNIYDLFSDSKKWKNGQDITFVIKRNNEIITLESIVTPPSIEKATIKAISNPTEKQIKVLKGWINE; from the coding sequence GTGTTAAAACAAATCAAACTCATTAGAAATACTATTTACCTATGTACCCTGAGCATCTGCCTTTATAACTGTAAAACCTCTATAGAACCCGTAAAAATAGATACAACTCCTATTGCTGTATCTCTTGATTTGGTAAATGTTATTAATGACAAAGTAAAGGTAGAAGTAAAAACAGCGAATATTACTTCTGACACCATTAGTTATTTTCTCCCTAAAATAGTACCGGGAACCTATCAAAACAACAATTATGGCAAGTTTATAGATAACTTCGAAGCATTTGACGCTAATGGAAACCCTCTTCTTGTTCAAAAGTTTGGAGACAATAGATGGAAAATAAACAATGCTCAACAACTAAAAAAAATCACTTATTGGGTTAATGACACATTTGATACTGAAGACACACATGATATCTTTTCCCCCACCGGATCTAATATCAAAAGAGATAAAAACTTCGTATTAAACCTCTATGCTTTTGTAGGATACTTCAGAGGGATGAAAGAAAAAAAATACAATTTATTCATTAAACACCCCCTTGCATTAGAAGCATCTACGTCTCTCTCCAAGGTAATACTTGATGAATCAAATCAGAACCTGAGATATGAGGTCGATCTATTCTCATTCAAGAGGTATGCTGAGGTGGCAGATTCTCCTATTATGTATTCAATACCTAACAAAGTTATCTTCTCTGTCAATGGCATTGAGGTTTTGTTAAGTGTATACTCCCCCAGTGGGACCTATAGAGCTGCACAACTAATGCCGGAAATGGAACGAATGATTCGAGCCCAAAAAAACTTTTTAGGGACTATTAATTCTACAAAAAAATATAGTGTATTACTATACTTGGCTTCATCAAAACAACAAGACGCTGAAGGATTTGGTGCTTTGGAACACAACACTTCCACCGTAGTAGTTCTCCCTGAATCAATCCCCCTTAAGACCTTAAACGAATCTCTTAAAAATATTGTATCTCATGAGTTTTTTCATATCATTACACCACTAAGTATTCACTCTGAAGAAATTCATAATTTTAATTACAACAACCCCAAAATGTCCCGTCATCTATGGCTATATGAAGGAACTACTGAATACTTTTCTGTATTATTCCAGATCAATCAGGGATTAATTTCTAAAGAGGAATTTTTTGAGCAAATTCTGGAAAAAACAAATACTGCAAAATTATATGACGATCATATTCCTTTTACAAAGATGAGTCAAAACATTCTTAAAGAACCTTATCATAGTAATTACCGAAATGTATATGAAAAAGGGGCACTTATTTCCATGTGTATTGATCTTATCATACGAGAGAAAACCGAAGGAGCCCTAGGACTTATTGATCTTGTCCAGGAACTATCGCAAGAGTTTGGTAATGACACTCCTTTTGAGGATGACAAACTGTTCGAAATTATCAAGAAATTAGAATATCCTGAAGTTAGTAGCTTTCTCGAAAAATATGTTGAAACCAATACACCAATTCCATACGACTACTTCCTGAATAAAGCAGGAATTACATACGGAACTACCAAAACAGCTGCTTCTTATTTTATATATGAACAGGAGCCCTACATCAAAGGAGAAGAAACGACTAATGAAGTCGTCTTTACACAAGATTGCTCTCATAATAATTTCCTGAGAAAAATAGGCATTAAAGGAGGAGATGTACTCTTAGCTATTAATGATAAGAAATATAGCTTAAAAAACATATATGATCTCTTTAGTGATTCTAAAAAATGGAAAAACGGGCAGGATATTACTTTTGTTATTAAAAGGAATAATGAAATAATCACCTTAGAATCTATTGTCACACCGCCTTCTATCGAAAAAGCTACAATAAAAGCAATCTCTAACCCAACTGAAAAACAAATTAAGGTTTTAAAAGGATGGATCAATGAGTAA
- a CDS encoding DUF6503 family protein — protein sequence MKYLWIFITLLILSSCNQNKKEQSLPDTTNKTTVDQKEIESDKGIGDGALSLGEQLINDVEKAHHKNTFLTHKAVSFDIAVRFGGKVRMDATITMATNSSKIKIQNKNGSTHLYTNDSIYIHPENTPKQGVRFGMFTWTYFFAFPYKLSDPGTLWEFQQDRQLNDTIYQTSKLTFKKGTGDAPDDWYITFIHPENKKIQAASYIVTYGNNGDISKAEADPHLIKYEQYKEINGVPFATQWGFYGWSEKEGLKEKLGDASISNIRFIEDDNSLFTPHPDAIPLQ from the coding sequence ATGAAATATTTATGGATTTTTATTACACTACTAATATTAAGTAGTTGTAATCAAAATAAAAAAGAACAATCATTACCAGACACAACAAATAAAACAACTGTCGATCAAAAAGAGATTGAATCGGATAAAGGTATTGGTGATGGTGCTTTGTCGCTAGGAGAACAACTTATAAACGATGTAGAAAAGGCACATCATAAAAATACTTTTTTAACTCATAAAGCAGTTAGTTTTGATATTGCAGTTCGATTCGGAGGAAAAGTACGAATGGATGCTACTATAACTATGGCTACGAACTCCTCTAAAATTAAAATCCAAAATAAAAACGGAAGTACACATTTATATACTAATGACAGTATCTACATACATCCCGAAAATACTCCTAAGCAAGGAGTACGTTTTGGTATGTTTACATGGACCTATTTTTTTGCCTTCCCATATAAATTAAGCGACCCGGGAACCCTATGGGAATTTCAGCAAGACCGTCAGCTGAATGATACAATTTATCAAACATCAAAACTGACCTTTAAAAAGGGAACAGGAGACGCTCCCGATGACTGGTATATCACCTTTATACATCCTGAAAACAAAAAGATACAAGCAGCTTCTTATATAGTCACTTATGGTAATAATGGAGATATTTCCAAAGCAGAAGCAGATCCCCACCTGATAAAATACGAACAGTATAAAGAAATAAATGGGGTTCCATTTGCTACTCAGTGGGGTTTCTATGGCTGGTCTGAAAAAGAAGGATTGAAAGAAAAACTGGGAGATGCTTCCATATCAAATATCCGGTTTATAGAAGATGATAACTCCTTATTCACTCCTCATCCTGATGCCATCCCTTTACAATAA
- a CDS encoding DUF4369 domain-containing protein: MKQLYSLLLLIFIIGCNSPKKGNVTITGNIKGLKKGTIYLQKIQDTVLINVDSVIVASGDNAMFTMITSVDEPEIHYLYLDKNDGIIHNDRVDFFVEPGEINITTNVRNFEEDIKIIGGKNETKFQEFKKINKRFNDRNLRLIKDNFEASKQNDDEKLIKNDKMYKNLIKQRYLYTINFALNNKDKEVAPYIILSEVFDANIKYLDTVANSLTPSVKKSLYGKQLVEFIQKRKKEDPSKK; the protein is encoded by the coding sequence ATGAAACAACTTTATTCCTTACTTCTGCTTATTTTTATTATTGGCTGTAATTCCCCAAAAAAGGGAAATGTAACGATCACAGGTAATATTAAAGGCCTAAAAAAGGGAACTATTTATCTTCAGAAAATACAGGACACCGTACTTATTAATGTAGATTCTGTTATCGTAGCCAGTGGAGACAATGCGATGTTTACGATGATTACAAGTGTCGATGAACCTGAAATTCACTATTTATATCTGGATAAAAATGATGGTATCATCCATAATGACAGAGTCGATTTTTTTGTTGAACCAGGAGAGATCAATATCACTACGAATGTTCGCAATTTTGAAGAGGATATTAAAATAATCGGAGGTAAAAATGAAACCAAGTTTCAGGAATTCAAGAAAATCAACAAACGATTTAATGATAGAAATCTGAGGCTGATCAAAGATAATTTTGAAGCGAGCAAACAAAATGATGACGAAAAGTTGATCAAGAATGATAAAATGTATAAAAACCTCATCAAGCAACGATATTTATACACGATTAACTTTGCATTAAATAATAAAGACAAAGAAGTTGCTCCTTATATCATTCTTAGCGAAGTATTCGATGCAAATATTAAATACCTTGACACTGTAGCCAATTCTTTGACTCCTTCTGTAAAGAAATCATTATACGGGAAGCAGCTCGTCGAATTTATCCAGAAAAGAAAAAAAGAAGATCCATCCAAGAAATAA
- a CDS encoding S1/P1 nuclease, translating to MKRSSFTATMLFVLFFVFQGVANDWGKTGHRATGEIAEAYLKRKTKRKIKALLEGQSLAYVSNYADDIKSDQEYRKYGPWHYVNFPFDKNYGEETPSEFGDLIQAIEICSSKLKDADVPRKEKQFYLKMLVHFVGDLHQPLHVGRAEDKGGNDIQVRWFTTGTNLHRVWDSDMLDYYGMSYTELSITADRLSKRELEEIEAGTILDWVHESRALAKKVYASASVGEKLSYRYMYDYFPIVRMQLQKGGIRLAKILNEIFQ from the coding sequence ATGAAGCGATCATCTTTTACAGCTACTATGCTATTTGTATTATTTTTTGTGTTTCAAGGAGTAGCAAATGACTGGGGGAAAACAGGGCATCGAGCTACAGGGGAAATTGCAGAGGCGTATCTAAAAAGAAAAACAAAGCGAAAGATAAAGGCATTATTAGAAGGGCAATCTTTGGCATATGTCTCGAATTATGCAGATGATATAAAAAGTGATCAGGAATATAGAAAGTATGGCCCATGGCATTATGTGAATTTTCCGTTTGATAAAAATTACGGAGAAGAAACCCCCAGTGAATTTGGAGATCTGATACAGGCAATTGAGATATGTTCCAGTAAATTAAAAGATGCGGATGTTCCTAGGAAAGAGAAGCAATTCTACTTAAAAATGTTGGTGCACTTTGTAGGAGATTTGCATCAGCCATTACATGTAGGGAGAGCTGAAGATAAAGGAGGAAATGATATTCAGGTACGTTGGTTTACTACCGGGACTAATTTACATAGAGTATGGGATAGTGATATGTTGGATTATTATGGAATGAGTTATACAGAACTTTCTATTACAGCAGATCGTCTATCTAAAAGGGAATTAGAGGAGATAGAAGCAGGGACAATTTTAGATTGGGTACATGAATCGAGAGCTTTGGCTAAAAAAGTATATGCTTCTGCATCTGTAGGGGAAAAACTAAGTTACCGATATATGTATGATTATTTTCCTATTGTTAGGATGCAATTACAAAAAGGAGGGATTCGGCTGGCAAAAATATTAAACGAGATTTTTCAGTAA
- a CDS encoding DoxX family protein: MVFPFFVQVICVIIQENTRNKYRHLHREILERYFLKIRVYLYTIIRVLFGVLLVFHGIYNVIKYTAFLELMEKSFRVSNVFGLGFVEAFVSLIPFIQFGFGLFLILGFFTRNVLIFAVLLHAFFMIFLLETGVENIALIQLMFLIISVGLLFKNHYNLNSMDYTRDMFMTL; this comes from the coding sequence ATGGTATTCCCTTTTTTTGTACAAGTTATATGCGTAATTATACAAGAAAATACCAGAAATAAGTATAGACATTTGCACCGCGAAATTTTAGAACGTTACTTTTTGAAAATCAGAGTTTACTTGTATACTATAATAAGAGTTTTGTTTGGTGTACTGTTAGTTTTTCATGGAATTTATAATGTTATTAAATATACAGCCTTTTTGGAGCTAATGGAAAAAAGTTTCAGGGTGTCAAATGTATTCGGACTTGGTTTTGTCGAAGCATTTGTTTCTTTAATACCATTTATACAATTCGGTTTTGGTTTGTTTTTGATTCTAGGTTTTTTTACTAGAAATGTTCTAATATTCGCAGTTTTATTGCATGCTTTTTTTATGATTTTTTTATTGGAGACGGGAGTTGAAAATATTGCTTTAATACAATTAATGTTTTTGATAATTTCTGTAGGACTGTTGTTTAAGAATCATTACAACCTTAATTCAATGGATTATACAAGGGATATGTTCATGACCTTGTAG
- the idi gene encoding isopentenyl-diphosphate Delta-isomerase: protein MEEEKVILVDTNNKQIGLMPKMEAHEKAVLHRAFSVFILNDNKELMLQQRALHKYHSPGLWTNTCCSHQREGESNIEAGVRRLEEEMGFTTSLKDTISFIYKANFDNGLTEHEYDHVLIGQYDKDPVINPEEVAAWKWMPLEEVKKDLQESPDLYTAWFKIIFDKFYEHITL from the coding sequence GGATTAATGCCAAAAATGGAAGCACATGAAAAAGCGGTACTCCACAGGGCATTTTCTGTTTTTATCTTGAATGATAATAAAGAGTTAATGCTCCAGCAAAGAGCACTTCATAAATATCATTCTCCAGGCTTATGGACCAATACTTGTTGTAGTCACCAGAGAGAAGGAGAGAGTAATATAGAAGCTGGTGTTAGACGATTGGAAGAAGAAATGGGGTTTACTACTTCATTAAAAGATACTATCTCCTTTATCTATAAAGCAAACTTTGATAATGGATTGACAGAACATGAATACGATCATGTTTTGATAGGTCAATACGATAAAGATCCGGTAATTAACCCGGAAGAAGTGGCAGCCTGGAAATGGATGCCCCTTGAAGAGGTGAAAAAAGATCTGCAGGAATCTCCAGATTTATATACAGCTTGGTTCAAAATTATTTTTGATAAGTTTTATGAACATATTACCTTATAG
- a CDS encoding 6-carboxytetrahydropterin synthase, with the protein MRVKVCRKAHFNAAHRLYRKDWSDAKNNEVFGKCNNPNYHGHNYELIVAVTGEIDPETGFVIDLKTLKDYIKTEIEAPFDHKNLNKEVEEFKELNPTVENIAVVIWNRLRGKINASCDLEITLYETPRNFVIYDGK; encoded by the coding sequence ATGAGAGTAAAAGTTTGTAGAAAAGCCCATTTTAATGCAGCACATCGACTTTATAGAAAAGATTGGAGTGATGCTAAAAATAATGAAGTATTTGGGAAATGTAACAACCCTAATTATCATGGGCATAATTATGAACTTATAGTAGCAGTGACAGGGGAAATAGATCCGGAAACCGGATTTGTGATTGACCTAAAAACATTAAAAGACTATATCAAAACAGAGATAGAGGCTCCTTTTGATCATAAAAATTTAAATAAAGAAGTGGAAGAGTTTAAAGAATTAAACCCCACAGTAGAGAATATAGCAGTTGTGATCTGGAATCGATTAAGAGGAAAGATAAATGCTTCATGTGATCTCGAAATAACGCTTTATGAAACTCCCAGAAACTTTGTGATTTATGACGGGAAGTAA
- a CDS encoding DUF819 domain-containing protein, whose product METVPLFTNDTIVFGILMLCLGIVFYTSSLQNKFWKSFYTYVPSLLLCYLLPAIFHSLGIIAPEWKAFNAEGVLTPQQSNVYYIASRYLLPASLVLMTLSIDLKGIFSLGPKALIMFITGTIGIIIGGPIAVLFISWISPEIVGGIGPDAVWRGLSTIAGSWIGGGANQAAMLEIYQFNPDRYGAMVLVDIVVANVWMALLLIGIGKNKAINNWLKADTSAIESLKQRVATYTENISRKASLTDLMIILSIAFTAVGVSHWGANNISQFLSDNFEVFNDKSSSLSSFTSTFFWMVTLATLIGILLSFTKAKNYEGAGASKIGSVCIHILVATIGMKMDLGSIFKDPGLIAVGFIWMTIHAILLIGVAKLIKAPYFFLAVGSQANVGAAASAPVVAAAFHPSLAVVGVLLAVFGYAIGTYGALLCTILMQIASGG is encoded by the coding sequence ATGGAAACTGTTCCCTTATTTACCAATGATACTATTGTTTTTGGTATCCTGATGCTTTGTTTAGGTATCGTTTTTTACACCTCTTCATTACAAAACAAGTTTTGGAAATCTTTTTATACCTATGTCCCTTCCCTATTGCTCTGTTACTTACTCCCAGCTATTTTTCACTCTTTGGGAATAATTGCTCCCGAATGGAAAGCATTCAATGCAGAAGGAGTATTAACGCCTCAACAATCTAATGTTTATTATATAGCCAGCAGGTATTTATTACCCGCTTCATTGGTATTAATGACACTGAGTATTGACCTAAAAGGTATTTTTAGTTTAGGTCCCAAAGCCCTAATCATGTTTATTACAGGAACCATTGGCATCATTATCGGAGGACCTATTGCTGTTTTATTTATCTCCTGGATTTCTCCTGAAATTGTCGGAGGTATTGGTCCAGATGCTGTATGGAGAGGCTTATCAACCATTGCAGGAAGCTGGATTGGAGGAGGTGCAAATCAAGCCGCTATGCTAGAGATTTATCAATTTAACCCTGATCGATATGGAGCCATGGTGCTTGTCGACATTGTCGTAGCCAATGTATGGATGGCTTTACTGCTTATAGGAATAGGCAAAAACAAAGCAATAAACAACTGGCTAAAAGCCGATACAAGCGCTATTGAATCCCTAAAACAAAGAGTAGCTACCTATACGGAAAATATATCTCGAAAAGCATCTCTGACAGACTTAATGATCATTCTATCGATTGCTTTTACTGCGGTAGGAGTATCGCACTGGGGAGCAAATAACATTTCTCAATTTTTATCCGATAATTTTGAAGTGTTTAATGATAAAAGCTCATCCTTATCATCATTTACCTCTACTTTTTTCTGGATGGTTACGCTGGCAACACTCATTGGTATTTTATTATCATTTACAAAAGCAAAAAACTATGAAGGAGCTGGTGCCAGTAAAATAGGAAGCGTATGTATTCATATATTGGTCGCTACCATCGGAATGAAGATGGACTTAGGGAGTATTTTTAAAGACCCCGGATTAATCGCTGTAGGGTTTATATGGATGACAATTCATGCAATTTTATTAATTGGGGTTGCCAAACTTATAAAAGCTCCTTATTTCTTTCTTGCTGTAGGAAGTCAGGCAAATGTTGGAGCTGCCGCATCCGCACCGGTTGTCGCTGCCGCATTTCACCCCTCATTAGCTGTAGTAGGAGTTCTTTTAGCTGTTTTTGGATATGCCATAGGAACTTATGGAGCCTTGCTTTGTACAATCTTAATGCAAATTGCTTCTGGAGGGTGA
- a CDS encoding AraC family transcriptional regulator: protein MNRYTLHETFVVQQYSSDEWEGEPHKHNYFEIIFIESGSGHHIINGTKINYKKNNIFLLAPEDTHHFEVDRHSRFTYFKFTELLFSCKINLPDRKYWLKRIEQLLHQPNIIPGDVISHEEDRRVIWDIHNLVIKEFKEEKIYYQEIISNAISTILSIIVRNISEKYNSNQRDINVGDNKIDQILSHIRQNVYDNDLTKINYLADLFNMSQSSISTYFKRKTGESIHQYVTKYKMKLVEHRLQHTDFTIAEIAYQLGYTDESHLTKTFKKHFSMSPKQYRKEIIELE from the coding sequence ATGAACCGATACACATTACACGAAACCTTTGTAGTCCAACAATATTCCAGTGACGAATGGGAAGGAGAACCACATAAACATAATTACTTTGAAATTATATTTATAGAAAGTGGCAGTGGACACCACATCATTAATGGAACAAAAATTAACTACAAAAAAAACAACATTTTCCTTCTTGCCCCGGAAGACACTCATCATTTTGAAGTAGATCGACATTCTCGTTTTACTTATTTCAAATTCACAGAACTACTCTTCTCCTGCAAAATAAACTTACCCGACAGAAAATACTGGCTAAAACGAATCGAACAGTTACTGCATCAACCCAATATCATTCCAGGAGATGTGATTTCTCATGAAGAAGACAGAAGAGTCATCTGGGATATTCACAATCTGGTAATTAAAGAATTCAAAGAAGAAAAGATCTATTATCAGGAAATCATATCCAACGCAATCAGTACTATCCTTAGTATCATCGTTCGTAATATCTCTGAAAAATATAACTCCAATCAAAGAGATATTAATGTAGGTGATAACAAAATTGATCAAATTTTGAGTCATATACGCCAAAACGTGTACGATAACGATCTTACAAAAATTAATTATCTGGCGGATCTTTTTAATATGTCTCAAAGCTCTATCAGTACATATTTCAAAAGAAAAACAGGAGAATCAATTCATCAGTATGTAACCAAATACAAGATGAAACTAGTAGAACACAGACTCCAACACACTGATTTCACGATTGCTGAAATAGCATATCAGCTAGGATATACCGATGAAAGTCATTTGACCAAAACCTTCAAAAAACACTTCTCTATGTCTCCTAAGCAATACCGAAAAGAAATTATAGAACTCGAGTAA